Proteins from one Corynebacterium testudinoris genomic window:
- the dapF gene encoding diaminopimelate epimerase, with the protein MDFAKGHGTENDFIILPGPTDPTPEQIATLCDRRASLGADGVLRVDNRDGGWFMDYRNADGSIAEMCGNGVRVFAHWLRSRGLVDTDEFVVHTRAGQRRVVVESWDDTDAVVSVDMGPAEATGVSTARIGDIHVAGLGVDMGNPHLACVVPGLEAAALDEWKLHAPEFDPDFFPSGVNVEIVTPLVDGRVHMRVYERGVGETRSCGTGTVAAARAALADAGLVDGRVTVTVPGGEVVVEIAGESSTLTGPSRIVATGQVEI; encoded by the coding sequence ATCGACTTTGCCAAAGGCCACGGAACTGAGAACGATTTCATCATCCTGCCTGGCCCCACCGACCCCACCCCGGAGCAGATTGCGACATTGTGTGATCGCCGTGCCAGCCTCGGCGCAGACGGGGTGTTGCGCGTGGACAACCGTGACGGCGGCTGGTTCATGGATTACCGCAACGCCGACGGTTCCATCGCCGAGATGTGTGGCAACGGCGTCCGCGTCTTTGCGCACTGGCTGCGCTCCCGTGGGCTCGTCGACACCGATGAGTTCGTTGTGCACACCCGCGCTGGACAACGACGCGTCGTCGTGGAGTCGTGGGATGACACGGACGCAGTGGTCAGCGTCGATATGGGTCCCGCCGAGGCGACAGGTGTGTCCACGGCTCGCATCGGTGACATCCACGTCGCCGGATTGGGCGTAGACATGGGCAACCCGCACCTGGCGTGCGTCGTACCGGGCTTGGAAGCTGCGGCGTTGGATGAGTGGAAACTCCACGCGCCGGAGTTTGATCCCGATTTCTTCCCCTCCGGCGTCAACGTGGAAATCGTCACTCCGTTGGTCGACGGCCGGGTGCACATGCGCGTCTACGAACGAGGAGTCGGCGAAACACGCTCCTGCGGTACCGGTACCGTGGCGGCGGCTCGCGCCGCCTTGGCTGATGCCGGGCTTGTCGACGGTCGCGTGACCGTCACCGTCCCCGGCGGCGAGGTGGTTGTCGAGATAGCAGGGGAGTCCTCGACGTTGACCGGCCCGTCCCGCATCGTGGCGACGGGGCAGGTCGAGATCTAG
- a CDS encoding DUF349 domain-containing protein, translated as MTTPPTPSPTPGNMPKPGPRPGAHMGNRPTPSPRPAGQTAPLPVPPKNDPAKWGRVAEDGTVFVRTAEGEREIGSWQAGTPAEGLEHYGHRFDDLATEVELLESRLNAHPDDAASIKAKAAQLRDTLPTASVIGDLAGLEKRLETIMEHSAAAGEQAKAEKARRREKAIEHKEKLAAEAEDLAENSTEWKASGDRLRDILEEWKTIRGIDRSTDDALWKRYSRARDAFNRRRGSHFADLDRGRAAARRTKEALVERAEALKNSTEWNDTARAFRDLMKEWKAAGRAPREVDDKLWDAFRGAQDHFFNARNAETAERDKEFDANAAAKDALIAEYDGQIDPAKGLGAARTKLRELQDKWDEIGFVPRGKVAEYEDKIAAIEKRVSQAEDSKWKRTDPEAQARVDQFRAKVADFTAQAEAAESAGKASQAAKLREQAAQWQEWADTAQKAVESQ; from the coding sequence ATGACTACTCCCCCTACGCCTTCCCCCACTCCCGGCAACATGCCCAAGCCGGGACCTCGCCCGGGAGCGCACATGGGCAATCGTCCGACTCCCTCGCCGCGTCCGGCTGGCCAGACGGCCCCGCTGCCCGTCCCGCCGAAGAATGACCCCGCCAAGTGGGGTCGCGTTGCGGAGGACGGCACCGTGTTTGTCAGAACCGCAGAGGGCGAGCGGGAGATCGGTTCCTGGCAGGCCGGCACCCCGGCCGAGGGCCTGGAGCACTACGGGCACCGCTTCGACGACCTGGCCACTGAAGTGGAACTGCTCGAATCCCGCCTCAACGCTCACCCGGACGATGCGGCCTCCATCAAGGCAAAGGCCGCGCAGTTGCGAGACACCCTGCCCACGGCGTCCGTCATCGGTGACCTCGCGGGCTTGGAGAAGCGCCTGGAAACCATCATGGAACACTCTGCGGCCGCCGGTGAACAGGCCAAAGCAGAGAAGGCGCGTCGCCGCGAGAAGGCGATCGAGCACAAGGAGAAACTCGCCGCCGAGGCCGAGGACCTGGCAGAGAACTCCACGGAGTGGAAGGCTTCCGGCGATCGCCTGCGCGACATCCTCGAAGAGTGGAAGACCATCCGCGGCATCGATCGTTCGACCGATGATGCTCTGTGGAAGCGCTACTCCCGCGCCCGTGACGCGTTTAACCGGCGCCGCGGCTCCCACTTCGCCGACCTCGATCGGGGTCGTGCCGCCGCTCGCCGCACGAAGGAGGCCCTCGTCGAACGCGCCGAGGCGTTAAAGAACTCGACTGAGTGGAATGACACCGCCCGGGCCTTCCGCGATCTTATGAAGGAGTGGAAGGCCGCTGGCCGCGCTCCCCGCGAGGTGGACGACAAGCTGTGGGATGCGTTCCGGGGCGCGCAGGATCACTTCTTCAACGCTCGCAATGCGGAGACCGCCGAGCGTGACAAAGAGTTTGACGCCAACGCTGCCGCCAAGGATGCCCTCATCGCGGAGTATGACGGGCAGATTGATCCGGCCAAGGGCCTCGGGGCTGCTCGCACCAAGCTGCGCGAGCTGCAGGACAAGTGGGATGAGATCGGCTTCGTGCCGCGCGGCAAGGTCGCGGAGTATGAGGACAAGATCGCCGCGATTGAAAAGCGCGTTTCTCAGGCCGAGGATTCCAAGTGGAAGCGCACCGACCCCGAAGCCCAGGCCCGGGTGGATCAGTTCCGCGCCAAGGTCGCCGACTTCACCGCTCAGGCTGAGGCCGCTGAATCCGCCGGCAAGGCCTCTCAGGCCGCCAAGCTGCGCGAACAGGCGGCCCAGTGGCAGGAGTGGGCTGACACTGCTCAGAAGGCCGTGGAAAGCCAGTAG
- the hflX gene encoding GTPase HflX: MTESDNNNRTSHDSHEDLLARAFRDNAPQPSADEDPGTDLSGIISPTVGELDLEERNALRRTSDTTIRSEEIQDGFEVEYRKLRLEQVILVGVWTEGTSAEVEANMAELSALAETAGAEVLETLYQRRDKPDPGTFIGSGKVNELKEIIAATGADTVVCDGELTPGQLVALESALNLKVIDRTMLILDIFAQHAKSKEGKAQVGLAQMEYLYTRVRGWGGNLSRQAGGRAGSNGGVGLRGPGETRIEADRRRLRTDMAKLRRELAGMKTAREIKRQRRQDSTIPQIAIAGYTNAGKSSLINAMTGAGVLVENALFATLDPTTRRAELADGRAVVFTDTVGFVRHLPTQLVEAFKSTLEEVLAADLMLHVVDGSDPFPLKQIDAVNKVIYDIVKETGESAPPEIIVVNKIDAADPLVLAELRHAFDRENVVYVSALTKEGIPELEARIELFLNSLDAHVVVLIPFTRGDIVSRLHEYGTVRKEEYGADGTLIDVRLPRSLAAELAEFIVEDNPGD; the protein is encoded by the coding sequence ATGACTGAATCAGACAACAACAACCGCACGTCCCACGACTCGCACGAAGATCTCCTGGCCCGTGCCTTCCGTGACAACGCGCCGCAGCCCAGCGCTGACGAGGACCCCGGCACCGATCTTTCCGGGATCATTTCCCCAACTGTCGGCGAGCTCGACTTGGAAGAGCGCAACGCTCTCCGCCGCACCAGCGACACCACCATCCGCTCCGAAGAAATCCAAGACGGCTTCGAGGTTGAATACCGCAAGCTCCGGCTAGAACAGGTCATCCTCGTCGGAGTGTGGACGGAGGGAACCTCCGCGGAGGTCGAAGCCAACATGGCGGAGCTATCCGCCCTCGCCGAGACCGCCGGTGCTGAGGTCCTAGAGACGCTCTACCAGCGCCGCGACAAGCCGGACCCTGGCACCTTCATTGGTTCTGGCAAGGTCAATGAGCTCAAGGAGATCATTGCTGCCACGGGTGCGGACACCGTCGTCTGCGACGGCGAACTCACTCCTGGCCAGCTCGTAGCCTTGGAATCGGCCCTCAACCTCAAGGTCATCGACCGGACCATGCTCATCCTGGATATCTTCGCCCAGCACGCGAAATCGAAGGAAGGCAAGGCGCAGGTCGGCCTCGCCCAAATGGAATACCTCTACACCCGAGTCCGTGGCTGGGGTGGCAACCTCTCCCGCCAGGCGGGTGGACGAGCCGGTTCCAATGGTGGCGTGGGTCTGCGTGGTCCCGGTGAGACGCGCATCGAGGCGGACCGTCGTCGACTGCGCACGGACATGGCGAAGCTGCGCCGTGAGCTCGCCGGAATGAAAACGGCCCGTGAGATCAAGCGCCAGCGCCGGCAGGACTCGACGATCCCGCAGATCGCCATCGCGGGCTACACCAATGCTGGCAAGTCCTCCCTCATTAACGCCATGACTGGTGCCGGGGTGCTCGTTGAGAATGCCCTCTTCGCCACCCTGGACCCGACCACCCGGCGAGCAGAATTGGCCGATGGCCGAGCCGTGGTGTTTACCGATACCGTCGGGTTCGTTCGCCACCTACCAACGCAGCTGGTTGAGGCCTTCAAGTCGACCCTGGAGGAGGTCCTGGCCGCTGACCTCATGCTCCACGTCGTCGATGGTTCGGATCCGTTCCCGCTCAAGCAGATCGACGCGGTGAACAAGGTCATCTATGACATTGTCAAGGAAACCGGTGAGTCGGCCCCACCCGAGATCATCGTGGTGAACAAGATCGACGCCGCTGACCCCCTCGTGTTGGCGGAGCTGCGCCACGCCTTCGATCGCGAGAACGTTGTCTACGTCTCGGCCTTGACCAAGGAAGGCATCCCAGAGCTGGAAGCGCGGATCGAGCTCTTCCTCAATTCCCTCGATGCCCACGTCGTTGTGCTCATCCCCTTCACCCGAGGAGATATCGTCTCCCGGCTGCACGAATACGGCACAGTCCGCAAGGAGGAGTACGGCGCCGACGGCACGCTTATCGACGTCCGCCTTCCTCGCTCCCTAGCCGCCGAGCTCGCGGAGTTCATCGTCGAAGACAATCCAGGGGACTAG
- a CDS encoding class III extradiol ring-cleavage dioxygenase family protein: MTPNLLVMPASPALVAELSPRDAVGAAQLATIRELVSAVPADRPIVLVGSHDPRWETGCVGSFRAWGAPQVTVGKGRFLPELVQRYALAENAARVVAVRDTLGQPDPEVLTIVAVDGSAGLTPRAPLALLDEAPKAHEWCRAVLGGEDVAGVMDGASLSTAGVIEPDLWLELAALSPRHAQVHSADVSLGVGRFVAGWEL, translated from the coding sequence ATGACCCCGAACCTCCTTGTCATGCCTGCCAGTCCCGCCCTGGTGGCGGAGTTGTCCCCGCGCGATGCCGTCGGGGCCGCGCAGCTTGCCACGATCAGGGAGCTTGTTAGCGCTGTCCCGGCTGACCGGCCGATCGTCCTCGTCGGTAGCCACGACCCGCGGTGGGAAACGGGCTGCGTAGGTTCATTCCGGGCCTGGGGTGCCCCGCAGGTCACCGTGGGTAAAGGGCGTTTTCTGCCGGAGTTGGTCCAACGTTATGCGCTTGCCGAGAATGCTGCCCGGGTCGTCGCCGTGCGCGATACCCTCGGCCAGCCCGACCCGGAGGTGCTCACTATCGTCGCGGTGGATGGCAGCGCGGGGTTAACTCCGCGGGCGCCGTTGGCGCTGTTGGATGAGGCGCCGAAGGCGCACGAATGGTGCCGGGCGGTGCTCGGCGGTGAGGATGTCGCAGGGGTGATGGACGGGGCGTCGTTAAGCACGGCCGGGGTGATCGAGCCGGATCTGTGGCTGGAGTTGGCGGCGTTGTCTCCGCGGCACGCGCAGGTGCATTCTGCCGATGTCAGCCTTGGTGTGGGCCGTTTCGTGGCCGGATGGGAGCTGTAG
- the miaA gene encoding tRNA (adenosine(37)-N6)-dimethylallyltransferase MiaA, translating to MSALVWAVSWPDGSCSMQPIAVVGPTASGKSALGIALAEALGGEIVNVDSMQLYRGMDIGTAKLSVDERAGIPHHQLDVWEVTETASVARYQADAVAEVEAIMARGHVPILVGGSMLYVQSLIDDWQFPPTDPAVRAQWEQRLAEIGIDALHAELDRQDPAAAATIEDKDPRRTVRALEVIELTGQPFQASQPPKNAPPRWGTRILGLRTHPEWLNPRIDLRTRLMFEQGLVAEVEGLVGQGLVADSTAGRAIGYAQVLAAMAGELTWEDAVERTITGTRRYVRRQRSWFHRDPRVHWLDAADDPASHALELLG from the coding sequence ATGTCAGCCTTGGTGTGGGCCGTTTCGTGGCCGGATGGGAGCTGTAGCATGCAGCCGATAGCCGTGGTCGGGCCGACCGCGTCGGGCAAATCTGCGTTGGGAATCGCGCTGGCCGAGGCCCTGGGTGGGGAAATCGTCAACGTCGATTCGATGCAGCTGTACCGCGGCATGGACATCGGCACGGCCAAACTGAGCGTGGACGAACGCGCTGGCATTCCGCACCACCAACTCGATGTCTGGGAGGTCACGGAGACAGCGTCGGTAGCGCGCTACCAGGCTGATGCCGTGGCGGAAGTGGAAGCCATCATGGCCCGTGGACATGTGCCCATCCTCGTGGGCGGCTCCATGCTCTACGTCCAATCGCTCATCGATGACTGGCAATTTCCCCCCACCGACCCCGCAGTCCGAGCCCAGTGGGAACAGCGACTGGCTGAGATCGGTATCGACGCCCTGCACGCCGAGCTGGACCGGCAGGATCCCGCGGCGGCGGCCACCATCGAGGACAAAGACCCCCGCCGCACCGTCCGCGCCCTCGAAGTCATCGAGCTGACAGGGCAGCCTTTTCAGGCATCCCAGCCACCGAAGAACGCCCCACCCCGGTGGGGGACCCGCATCCTCGGGCTGCGTACCCATCCAGAATGGCTCAACCCACGCATTGACCTGCGCACGCGCTTGATGTTTGAGCAAGGCCTGGTAGCGGAGGTAGAAGGCTTGGTTGGGCAGGGCCTGGTGGCTGATTCGACGGCCGGCCGCGCCATCGGCTACGCCCAGGTGCTGGCCGCCATGGCAGGCGAACTGACCTGGGAGGACGCAGTCGAGCGGACTATTACTGGGACACGCCGCTATGTGCGCCGCCAGCGCTCCTGGTTCCACCGCGATCCGCGCGTGCACTGGCTCGACGCGGCTGACGATCCCGCCTCGCACGCACTAGAATTGCTGGGGTGA
- the gluA gene encoding glutamate ABC transporter ATP-binding protein GluA: MIRMSDVQKYFDDFQALKDINLEIPSGQVVVVLGPSGSGKSTLCRTINRLEPIEQGTIEIDGVLLPEEGKDLAKLRADVGMVFQQFNLFPHLTIKDNVTLGPMKVRKMKKAAASERAMQLLERVGIANQSDKYPAQLSGGQQQRVAIARALAMNPKIMLFDEPTSALDPEMVNEVLDVMAGLAKDGMTMVVVTHEMGFARRAADRVLFMADGAIVEDSTPDDFFSHPKTDRAKDFLGKILSH, encoded by the coding sequence ATGATCCGGATGAGCGACGTGCAGAAGTACTTCGACGATTTCCAGGCGCTCAAGGACATCAACCTGGAGATCCCCAGCGGCCAGGTCGTCGTCGTGCTCGGCCCGTCCGGCTCTGGAAAGTCCACGCTCTGCCGCACGATTAACCGCCTCGAGCCCATCGAACAGGGCACCATCGAGATCGACGGCGTCCTCCTCCCTGAAGAGGGCAAAGACCTGGCCAAGCTGCGCGCTGACGTTGGCATGGTGTTCCAGCAATTCAACCTCTTCCCGCACCTGACCATCAAGGACAACGTCACCTTGGGTCCCATGAAGGTCCGGAAGATGAAGAAGGCCGCCGCCTCCGAGCGGGCCATGCAATTGCTGGAGCGGGTCGGCATCGCCAACCAGTCGGATAAGTACCCGGCGCAGCTGTCCGGTGGACAGCAGCAGCGCGTGGCCATCGCCCGCGCGCTGGCGATGAACCCCAAGATCATGCTGTTCGACGAACCAACGTCCGCCCTCGACCCCGAAATGGTCAATGAGGTCCTCGATGTCATGGCGGGCTTGGCAAAAGATGGCATGACCATGGTCGTGGTCACCCACGAAATGGGCTTCGCCCGCCGGGCCGCCGATCGAGTTCTGTTCATGGCCGACGGAGCCATCGTCGAGGACTCCACCCCCGATGATTTCTTCTCCCACCCGAAGACCGATCGCGCCAAGGACTTCCTGGGCAAGATCCTCTCTCACTAA
- a CDS encoding GNAT family N-acetyltransferase yields MPFVQLSRPVPGMEPAAGLRELVFMSNLAAQETTGDTASSMSVERVAHRLRGSAVYDSVALALVEAPVTPLQVVNDLEEEWEVSGYLLLGLPLTEDRDVLDVEVILDASHQPLPGEELSPEATSVLEELLAEATRFAARHHRCVLQTWLLHSPAEEPGSGPFTEVLRADGYSLGLAEAQGYVEVTPEVVESELRFTEVTDLDFPAALVDDVITLRQLAAADIPHGSLQATDIEWTPQRLLDARSRLIDTQRRSLVVVAHDGEGVVGLTEVLHHAGSEDSVLEQDLTVVVPRARGRGVAADLKRTLLNAIPNTFPAARRVYTSCAVDNAAMIAVNELLRWTIISGSSGWERRL; encoded by the coding sequence GTGCCCTTCGTTCAGTTATCGCGGCCGGTTCCAGGGATGGAACCGGCCGCTGGCCTTCGCGAGCTCGTCTTCATGTCCAACCTCGCGGCCCAAGAGACCACCGGTGACACTGCCTCCTCAATGTCAGTGGAGAGGGTGGCTCATCGTCTGCGCGGATCGGCCGTCTACGATTCCGTGGCACTGGCGCTTGTCGAGGCCCCGGTCACTCCCCTGCAGGTAGTCAACGATCTGGAGGAGGAGTGGGAGGTGTCCGGCTACCTTCTCCTCGGCTTGCCGCTGACCGAAGACCGCGATGTCCTCGACGTGGAGGTCATCCTCGACGCGTCCCACCAGCCCCTACCCGGGGAGGAATTATCCCCCGAGGCGACGTCGGTGCTGGAGGAATTGTTGGCGGAGGCGACTCGCTTCGCGGCGCGCCATCACCGTTGCGTTCTTCAAACCTGGCTGCTGCACTCCCCTGCGGAGGAGCCCGGGTCGGGTCCGTTCACCGAGGTACTGCGAGCTGACGGGTACTCGCTCGGGCTCGCCGAAGCTCAAGGCTATGTCGAGGTCACGCCCGAGGTGGTGGAGTCGGAGCTGCGGTTTACTGAGGTGACCGATCTGGACTTCCCCGCCGCCTTGGTCGATGACGTGATCACGCTCCGGCAGCTTGCCGCCGCCGATATCCCCCACGGCAGCCTCCAAGCCACCGACATCGAGTGGACCCCTCAACGGCTTCTCGACGCCCGCTCACGCCTCATCGACACCCAGCGTCGGTCCTTGGTGGTTGTCGCCCACGACGGGGAGGGCGTCGTCGGTCTGACGGAAGTGCTCCACCACGCGGGTTCCGAGGATTCCGTTTTGGAACAGGACCTCACCGTCGTCGTCCCGCGGGCCCGCGGTCGGGGCGTGGCAGCGGATCTCAAGCGGACACTGCTCAACGCAATACCGAATACGTTTCCTGCAGCACGGCGGGTCTACACGTCCTGCGCGGTGGACAACGCCGCCATGATCGCGGTCAATGAATTGTTGCGCTGGACCATTATCAGCGGCAGCTCCGGATGGGAGCGGCGCCTCTAA
- the miaB gene encoding tRNA (N6-isopentenyl adenosine(37)-C2)-methylthiotransferase MiaB, translating to MSEPRTYEVRTFGCQMNVHDSERLSGLLEEAGYVAAEGEEPDLVVFNTCAVRENADERLYGTLGQLRATKKEHPGMQIAVGGCLAQKDRDTVITKAPWVDVVFGTHNIGSLPTLLERSRHNDAAEVEIVEALEAFPSILPAKRESAYAGWVSVSVGCNNTCTFCIVPSLRGKEVDRRPGDILAEVQALVDQGVTEVTLLGQNVNAYGVNFADPEIERDRSAFSKLLRACGSIDGLERLRFTSPHPAEFTTDVIDAMAETPNICPQLHMPLQSGSDKVLKEMRRSYRSKKFLAILDEVRAKIPHASITTDIIVGFPGETEEDFQATLDVVEQARFTSAYTFQYSPRPGTPAATYAEQVPKEVVQERFERLVALQERVSAEGNRQLIGTEVELLVQEGGRKSNKTHRMTGRARDGRLVHFVPSGALDGDIRPGDMITTTITGSTPYYLLADAAVLTHRRTLAGDMSASGRVPTTAPIGVGLGLPRIGAPAPVENPAG from the coding sequence GTGAGTGAACCCCGCACCTACGAGGTTCGTACCTTTGGGTGCCAGATGAACGTGCACGATTCCGAGCGGCTTTCCGGCCTCTTGGAGGAGGCGGGTTACGTCGCGGCGGAAGGTGAGGAGCCGGACCTCGTCGTTTTCAACACCTGTGCGGTCCGCGAGAATGCTGATGAGCGCCTTTATGGCACGTTGGGTCAGTTGCGTGCGACGAAGAAGGAACACCCCGGCATGCAAATTGCGGTGGGTGGCTGTCTCGCGCAGAAGGACCGCGACACGGTGATCACCAAGGCCCCGTGGGTCGATGTCGTCTTTGGTACGCACAACATCGGGTCCCTGCCTACCCTGTTGGAGCGCTCCCGGCACAACGACGCCGCCGAGGTGGAAATCGTCGAGGCCCTGGAGGCGTTTCCGTCGATCCTTCCGGCCAAGCGCGAGTCGGCTTATGCCGGGTGGGTGTCGGTGTCGGTGGGCTGTAATAACACGTGCACGTTCTGCATTGTGCCAAGTCTGCGAGGAAAGGAAGTTGACCGCCGTCCTGGCGATATCCTCGCCGAAGTACAGGCGCTGGTGGACCAAGGTGTTACCGAGGTGACGTTGCTCGGTCAGAACGTTAATGCCTACGGCGTGAACTTCGCCGATCCGGAGATTGAGCGTGATCGCAGCGCCTTTTCCAAGCTCTTGCGCGCCTGCGGCTCCATCGACGGTCTCGAGCGGTTGCGCTTTACTTCCCCGCATCCGGCTGAGTTCACCACTGACGTCATTGATGCCATGGCGGAAACGCCCAACATTTGTCCGCAGTTGCACATGCCGCTGCAGTCGGGTTCGGACAAGGTGTTGAAGGAGATGCGGCGTTCCTACCGCTCCAAGAAGTTCCTCGCGATCTTGGATGAGGTGCGTGCGAAGATTCCGCATGCCTCCATCACCACTGACATCATTGTTGGTTTCCCCGGTGAGACGGAGGAGGATTTTCAGGCCACCCTCGACGTTGTTGAGCAGGCTCGTTTCACCTCTGCTTATACCTTCCAGTACTCCCCGCGCCCCGGCACGCCTGCCGCGACCTACGCCGAGCAGGTGCCCAAGGAGGTTGTGCAGGAGCGCTTCGAGCGCCTCGTCGCCCTCCAGGAGCGGGTGTCGGCGGAGGGCAACCGCCAGCTCATCGGCACCGAGGTGGAGTTGCTGGTCCAAGAGGGGGGCCGCAAGAGCAACAAGACTCACCGGATGACGGGCCGGGCTCGCGACGGACGCCTCGTTCACTTCGTTCCTTCAGGAGCGCTCGATGGTGACATCCGCCCCGGCGACATGATCACGACCACCATCACGGGTTCCACCCCGTACTACTTGCTTGCCGACGCCGCTGTGCTCACCCACCGTCGCACCCTCGCGGGGGACATGTCGGCCTCCGGCCGAGTGCCCACCACCGCGCCGATCGGCGTCGGCTTGGGCCTCCCGCGCATCGGTGCCCCGGCCCCGGTGGAAAACCCGGCGGGCTAA
- a CDS encoding Rv2732c family membrane protein, translating to MSENTPSSEEIRASAATVRELAAEEKKAARRMHLGNQQYALLVALLLYVVALLLPQAGDVRGYEVLIRSSAAAESGIKITEYIYSTLLFLGLGVFTTLTLITRRSVFGLIAWMFCTVGFPYSVLAIWLRQTRSSSGDGVDLSIGMWVSIVAVGLAFVVYCLVALRRDDRQQDLAQSRASQTVLDEVGYAQRSAMVTHQQDAGDANPLLEDDRRRRAAERHRRNNPEA from the coding sequence ATGAGTGAGAACACCCCCAGTAGCGAAGAAATCCGCGCTTCCGCCGCCACCGTGCGGGAGTTGGCGGCCGAGGAGAAGAAGGCCGCTCGGCGGATGCACCTGGGTAATCAGCAATACGCTCTGCTCGTTGCGCTGCTACTCTATGTTGTCGCCCTGCTCCTTCCGCAGGCGGGTGATGTTCGTGGCTATGAGGTCCTTATTCGCTCTTCGGCGGCAGCCGAGTCGGGGATCAAAATCACCGAGTACATCTACTCCACGTTGCTGTTTTTGGGGTTGGGCGTGTTCACCACGTTGACGCTGATTACTCGCCGGTCTGTTTTCGGTCTCATCGCCTGGATGTTTTGCACCGTCGGTTTCCCCTATTCCGTTCTGGCCATCTGGCTTCGGCAAACTCGAAGCAGCTCTGGGGACGGCGTGGACCTGTCCATCGGCATGTGGGTGTCCATCGTGGCCGTTGGACTCGCCTTCGTCGTTTATTGCCTGGTGGCGCTGCGTCGCGATGACCGCCAGCAGGATCTCGCTCAATCCCGCGCCTCCCAAACCGTCCTCGACGAGGTGGGGTATGCCCAGCGTTCAGCGATGGTGACCCACCAGCAGGACGCGGGTGACGCGAATCCTCTCCTTGAGGATGATCGCCGCCGTCGCGCCGCCGAGCGGCATCGCCGGAATAATCCCGAGGCTTAG
- a CDS encoding uracil-xanthine permease family protein — protein sequence MTNKYFGWTVHGDGKKILPGAVVAPEERLSWPRTIGIGMQHVIAMFGATLLVPTLTGFPVNTTLLFSGLGTMIFLLITRNRLPSYLGSSFAFIAPLAASQAYGPGAQIGGVLVTGLVLIAVGFIIKAAGRRVIDAVMPPAVTGAIVALIGLNLAPTAATNFEAQPLVAAVTLIAILAATVAGRGMVARLGILIGVVVGWVFAALTGNLAPGATEAIRDAAWFGMPEFHSPEFQLSAILVTLPVIIVLIAENVGHVKAVSEMTGRNLDDLAGDALVADGLATTLAGSFGGSGTTTYAENIGVMAATRVYSTAAYWVAAATAIALAFIPKFGALIFTIPAGVLGGATLVLYGLIGMLGIRIWQDNNVNFNNPVNLTTAAVALVAGIGNLTLSIFGVELEGIAWGSAGIIIAYPILKRLYLSVGEGKNATF from the coding sequence GTGACTAACAAGTACTTCGGCTGGACCGTCCACGGTGACGGCAAGAAGATCCTCCCCGGCGCCGTCGTCGCGCCCGAAGAACGACTCAGCTGGCCCCGCACCATCGGGATCGGCATGCAGCACGTTATCGCCATGTTCGGCGCGACGCTGCTCGTGCCAACTCTGACTGGCTTCCCCGTCAACACCACCTTGCTGTTCTCGGGCCTGGGCACGATGATCTTCCTGCTCATCACCCGCAATCGGCTGCCGTCGTACCTCGGGTCCTCCTTCGCCTTCATCGCCCCGCTGGCCGCGAGCCAGGCCTATGGCCCCGGGGCGCAGATCGGCGGCGTTCTGGTCACCGGCCTGGTGCTCATCGCCGTCGGCTTCATCATCAAGGCAGCGGGCAGGCGAGTTATCGACGCCGTCATGCCGCCCGCCGTCACCGGCGCCATCGTCGCGCTCATCGGGCTCAACCTGGCGCCGACCGCGGCCACGAACTTCGAGGCCCAGCCCCTCGTCGCTGCGGTGACCTTGATTGCCATTCTTGCCGCCACGGTCGCCGGTCGCGGCATGGTGGCTCGCCTGGGCATCCTCATTGGTGTTGTCGTCGGCTGGGTCTTTGCCGCCTTGACCGGAAACCTCGCCCCCGGTGCCACCGAAGCCATTCGGGATGCCGCGTGGTTCGGAATGCCCGAGTTCCACTCGCCCGAATTCCAGCTCTCGGCCATCCTGGTGACCCTGCCGGTGATCATCGTCCTCATCGCGGAGAACGTTGGTCACGTCAAGGCCGTCTCGGAGATGACCGGCCGCAATCTCGATGATCTCGCCGGTGACGCGCTCGTTGCGGACGGCCTCGCCACGACCCTCGCCGGTAGCTTTGGTGGTTCCGGCACGACGACCTATGCCGAGAACATCGGTGTCATGGCCGCCACCCGCGTCTATTCCACCGCCGCCTATTGGGTGGCAGCGGCCACCGCAATCGCCCTCGCCTTCATTCCGAAGTTTGGCGCACTCATCTTCACCATTCCCGCCGGAGTGCTGGGCGGTGCCACCCTGGTGCTCTACGGCCTCATCGGCATGCTGGGCATCCGCATCTGGCAGGACAACAACGTCAACTTCAACAATCCCGTCAACTTGACCACGGCCGCGGTGGCCCTCGTCGCGGGCATCGGCAACCTCACCCTCTCCATCTTTGGCGTCGAGCTGGAGGGCATTGCGTGGGGTTCGGCCGGCATCATCATCGCCTACCCCATTCTCAAGCGTCTCTACCTGTCCGTCGGTGAGGGGAAGAACGCCACCTTCTAA